From the genome of Brevibacterium sp. JSBI002, one region includes:
- a CDS encoding ABC transporter permease: MENIRIPIGAWVDTVFDWLKDNVAWFFDAVTWLFNFLIEVLTDVLVDLHPLVIIILLALIGWIFRSWQMAVGTLITLFFIMTMDQWVAAMQTLALIIIAAVIAIIIAVPVGILAARSNRASAVIKPILDFMQTMPAFVYLIPAVTFFGIGVVPGLVATVIFALPPGVRFTELGIRGVDSETVEAGQSFGATPGQILRGVQLPLATPTIMAGINQVIMLALAMAVIAGMVGADGLGKNVVEAIATQNLPLGVEAGLGVVIIAVYLDRVTAALGNAKDYPHSLVAGMRRRGAKKKTAATAA, encoded by the coding sequence ATGGAGAACATCAGAATTCCGATCGGAGCCTGGGTCGACACCGTCTTCGACTGGCTCAAGGACAACGTCGCGTGGTTCTTCGACGCCGTCACCTGGCTGTTCAACTTCCTCATCGAGGTCCTCACCGACGTGCTCGTCGACCTCCACCCGCTCGTCATCATCATTCTGCTGGCGCTCATCGGCTGGATCTTCCGCTCGTGGCAGATGGCCGTGGGCACGCTCATCACCCTGTTCTTCATCATGACGATGGACCAATGGGTGGCCGCGATGCAGACCCTGGCGCTGATCATCATCGCCGCGGTCATCGCCATCATCATCGCCGTCCCGGTCGGCATTCTGGCCGCGCGCAGCAACAGAGCCTCGGCGGTCATCAAACCGATCCTCGACTTCATGCAGACGATGCCGGCATTCGTCTACCTCATCCCGGCGGTCACCTTCTTCGGCATCGGCGTCGTTCCCGGCCTGGTGGCAACGGTGATCTTCGCTCTGCCCCCGGGCGTGCGGTTCACTGAGCTCGGCATCCGCGGGGTCGACTCGGAGACGGTCGAAGCCGGACAGTCCTTCGGTGCGACTCCCGGCCAGATCCTCCGCGGAGTCCAGCTGCCCTTGGCCACGCCGACGATCATGGCCGGCATCAACCAGGTCATCATGCTCGCACTGGCGATGGCCGTCATCGCCGGCATGGTCGGCGCCGACGGACTCGGAAAGAACGTCGTCGAAGCGATCGCCACCCAGAACCTGCCGCTCGGTGTCGAAGCCGGACTCGGCGTGGTGATCATCGCGGTCTACCTCGATCGCGTCACCGCCGCTCTGGGCAACGCGAAGGACTACCCACACTCGCTCGTCGCGGGGATGCGTCGTCGCGGCGCGAAGAAGAAGACGGCTGCGACAGCGGCCTGA
- a CDS encoding DUF4235 domain-containing protein: MGKLAWQIIGVGAPIAAAFVARKTLTFAWEKSTKRPAPSNPVDDEISMSEALAWTIVSGVGVAVAQLVVQRIAANTVRNNFGDEALPKKFRKQIEEATD, translated from the coding sequence ATGGGAAAGCTCGCTTGGCAGATCATCGGCGTGGGAGCGCCTATCGCAGCTGCATTCGTCGCTCGCAAGACCCTGACCTTCGCGTGGGAGAAGTCGACGAAGCGCCCGGCGCCGTCGAACCCCGTCGATGACGAGATCTCGATGTCCGAGGCCCTGGCCTGGACGATCGTCTCCGGTGTCGGTGTGGCCGTGGCTCAGCTCGTAGTTCAGCGCATCGCCGCGAACACCGTGCGCAACAACTTCGGCGATGAGGCCCTGCCGAAGAAGTTCCGCAAGCAGATCGAAGAGGCCACCGACTGA
- a CDS encoding glycine betaine ABC transporter substrate-binding protein, which translates to MKRRFLTPIVAAVAALGLALTGCSQEASKGGDEGGDKGDIKLGYVTGWTDGQSISLLLEDQLGKMGYNVETETFNDAAVLYAGVANGDIDMYPSSWPEVTHKQYIDEYGDDLEDLGAYYDNAVLTIAVPKYMKDINSIEDLKGKGKDFGGEIIGIEPGAGLTKATKEMIPEYGLDGEYELVTSSTAAMLTELGNATEAEKDIVVTLWRPFWANNEYPVKDLEDPKGAMGDPEKLHFTATKGFGEEFSDAADYIGKIKLDDKQYGDLEDLVVNKHKDDGKKAIAEWLKANPDAYEGELPDEE; encoded by the coding sequence ATGAAGAGAAGATTCCTCACCCCGATCGTCGCTGCAGTCGCAGCCCTCGGCCTTGCCCTGACCGGTTGCTCGCAGGAAGCGTCGAAGGGCGGTGACGAAGGCGGCGACAAGGGCGACATCAAACTCGGCTACGTCACCGGCTGGACCGACGGTCAGAGCATTTCGCTCCTGCTCGAAGACCAGCTGGGCAAGATGGGCTACAACGTCGAAACCGAGACCTTCAACGACGCCGCAGTCCTCTACGCCGGTGTCGCCAACGGCGATATCGACATGTACCCGTCCTCGTGGCCCGAGGTCACGCACAAGCAGTACATCGACGAATACGGTGACGACCTCGAAGACCTCGGCGCGTACTACGACAACGCCGTCCTCACGATCGCCGTCCCGAAGTACATGAAGGACATCAACTCGATCGAGGACCTCAAGGGCAAGGGCAAGGACTTCGGCGGAGAGATCATCGGAATCGAGCCCGGTGCCGGTCTGACCAAGGCCACCAAGGAGATGATTCCGGAATACGGTCTCGACGGCGAATACGAACTCGTCACCTCGTCGACTGCTGCCATGCTCACCGAGCTCGGCAATGCGACCGAAGCGGAGAAGGACATCGTCGTCACCCTGTGGCGTCCGTTCTGGGCCAACAACGAGTACCCGGTCAAGGACCTCGAGGACCCGAAGGGTGCGATGGGTGATCCCGAGAAGCTCCACTTCACAGCCACCAAGGGCTTCGGTGAAGAGTTCTCCGATGCCGCCGACTACATCGGCAAGATCAAGCTCGATGACAAGCAGTACGGAGACCTCGAGGACCTGGTCGTCAACAAGCACAAGGATGATGGCAAGAAGGCCATCGCCGAGTGGCTGAAGGCCAACCCCGATGCCTACGAAGGTGAACTGCCCGACGAGGAGTGA
- a CDS encoding alpha/beta fold hydrolase, producing METTRVDRISARDGFPLEIQVSGPEDAPALLLLQGQSNSHAWWDDLRGDFESDFRTITFDYRGTGGSRGELGELSTASFADDAADVLDHLGVDRAAVYGTSMGGRITQMLALNHPKRVSALVLGCTSPGGTHAVKRPREVGQALARLRGDEHTQYLFDLFYTPEWTVSAEYSKMLGDDTMTAAESSAHLRVSANHNAWDRLPEISAPTLIMHGDADRMNPVENARILHERIPGSQLRILPEGRHGFFEEFAEVVTPAVIRFLTESLQKS from the coding sequence GTGGAGACGACGCGGGTGGACAGGATCAGCGCACGCGATGGCTTCCCCCTTGAAATCCAGGTCAGCGGGCCGGAGGACGCTCCCGCCCTGCTCCTCCTGCAGGGCCAATCGAATTCGCACGCGTGGTGGGACGATCTGCGCGGGGACTTCGAATCGGACTTCCGCACGATCACGTTCGACTATCGCGGAACGGGCGGCAGCCGGGGTGAGCTCGGGGAACTGTCGACAGCGAGCTTCGCCGATGACGCCGCGGACGTGCTCGACCACCTCGGTGTGGACCGGGCCGCGGTCTACGGCACGTCCATGGGTGGGCGCATCACGCAGATGCTGGCACTCAACCATCCGAAGCGGGTGAGCGCTCTCGTCCTCGGGTGCACCTCTCCCGGCGGGACGCATGCCGTCAAGCGTCCCCGTGAGGTCGGCCAGGCACTGGCGAGGCTGCGTGGTGATGAGCATACCCAGTACCTCTTCGACCTCTTCTACACCCCCGAATGGACGGTATCGGCGGAGTACAGCAAGATGCTCGGCGACGACACGATGACGGCCGCCGAATCATCCGCCCATCTGCGTGTGAGCGCCAATCACAATGCCTGGGACCGGCTGCCCGAGATCTCCGCCCCGACGCTGATCATGCACGGCGATGCCGATCGGATGAACCCGGTGGAGAATGCCCGAATCCTCCACGAGCGCATCCCCGGATCTCAGCTGCGCATTCTGCCGGAAGGCCGACACGGATTCTTCGAAGAATTCGCCGAGGTGGTCACTCCGGCTGTCATCCGCTTCCTCACGGAATCGCTGCAGAAATCCTGA
- a CDS encoding VIT1/CCC1 transporter family protein: MTTNDSPGATPPAAPDRRTIRRWQRYLANERLEERVYRNLAERRKGEDREILLSLAAAESRHQEHWISLLGEHAQKRRSADLVTRCLAFLGRMFGSVFVLALAQQSETSSPYDEDEAASAEMAADERIHAEVVRALAARSRARLSGNFRAAVFGANDGLVSNLALVLGVGAAGVSNTVILLTGVSGLLAGALSMGAGEYISVRSQRELLDASTPDPESRHALADLNIDANELALVFRARGMEAGEAEARANRTIAAAKNKQAPRLPNLDSEVDRDELGTGLGAALSSFCFFSSGALIPILPYIFGMSGLPAVFVSAGLVGIALLFTGGIVGLLSGKSPGPRALRQLGIGFGAAAVTYALGLLFGGTA; encoded by the coding sequence GTGACGACCAACGACTCTCCGGGAGCGACTCCGCCCGCCGCGCCCGACCGGCGGACCATTCGCCGCTGGCAACGCTACCTCGCCAACGAACGGCTCGAGGAACGGGTGTATCGCAACCTCGCCGAACGCCGTAAGGGCGAGGACCGTGAGATCCTGCTCAGCCTCGCCGCAGCGGAATCCCGGCATCAGGAACATTGGATCTCCCTCCTCGGCGAACACGCGCAGAAGCGCCGCTCCGCCGATCTCGTCACCCGCTGCCTGGCGTTCCTCGGCCGCATGTTCGGCTCCGTGTTCGTCCTCGCCCTTGCTCAGCAGTCCGAGACGAGCTCGCCGTACGACGAAGACGAAGCCGCCTCGGCCGAGATGGCTGCCGACGAACGTATCCACGCCGAGGTGGTCCGTGCCCTGGCCGCCCGTTCCCGTGCCCGCCTGTCGGGGAACTTCCGTGCCGCCGTCTTCGGTGCCAACGACGGCTTGGTGTCGAACCTCGCCCTCGTCCTCGGTGTCGGCGCGGCTGGAGTCTCGAACACCGTCATCCTGCTCACCGGCGTGTCCGGACTGCTCGCCGGAGCCCTGTCGATGGGAGCCGGCGAGTACATCTCGGTGCGCTCCCAGCGCGAACTCCTCGACGCCTCCACTCCGGATCCCGAGTCCCGGCACGCTCTGGCCGACCTCAACATCGACGCCAACGAGCTCGCTCTCGTCTTCCGCGCCCGCGGAATGGAAGCCGGCGAAGCCGAGGCCCGCGCCAACCGCACGATCGCGGCGGCGAAGAACAAACAGGCACCGAGGCTGCCGAACCTCGACTCCGAAGTCGACCGCGACGAACTGGGCACCGGCCTCGGCGCCGCCCTTTCAAGCTTCTGCTTCTTCTCCTCCGGCGCGCTCATCCCGATCCTGCCGTACATCTTCGGCATGTCCGGACTGCCCGCCGTGTTCGTGTCCGCCGGCCTCGTCGGCATCGCGCTGCTGTTCACCGGCGGCATCGTCGGCCTGCTCTCCGGCAAATCGCCCGGCCCCCGCGCTCTGCGCCAACTCGGCATCGGCTTCGGTGCCGCCGCCGTGACCTACGCCCTCGGCCTGCTCTTCGGAGGTACCGCATGA
- a CDS encoding aminotransferase class IV, which translates to MTDPLILVDPATGTFELTDLPSAQLPVTDLSAHRGDGIFETVLVSVGAHGATVVSRERHFTRFRASASALNLPDPDQGLWDRVIDSLIAEVAAADPENVEFGIRYALSRGEQDANGAFRSRGWAFPVPVDDHIRTAREHGVTAVSLDRGFDAYIGSKAPWLLIGAKTLSYAVNQAAGRYAAANDADEALFVSHDGIVLEGPTANLIIRRGDHLLTPNPEAGLLSGTTQRLIFDHAEELGLSAEYADLSLDDVKAADGAWYVSSMRTAVALSELDGNAISVDQTLTDRFQEIIRGR; encoded by the coding sequence ATGACCGATCCGCTCATCCTCGTCGACCCCGCCACCGGCACGTTCGAACTCACCGACCTGCCTTCCGCCCAACTGCCCGTCACGGACCTCTCCGCTCATCGCGGAGATGGGATCTTCGAAACCGTACTGGTGAGCGTGGGTGCGCACGGTGCCACCGTGGTGTCACGAGAACGGCACTTCACCCGGTTCCGCGCGTCCGCCTCGGCGCTGAATCTGCCCGATCCTGACCAAGGCCTGTGGGATCGGGTCATCGATTCCCTCATCGCCGAGGTGGCCGCCGCCGATCCCGAGAATGTCGAGTTCGGGATCCGCTACGCCCTCTCCCGCGGGGAGCAGGACGCGAACGGCGCGTTCCGGAGCCGCGGATGGGCCTTTCCCGTGCCCGTGGACGACCACATCCGTACAGCTCGGGAGCACGGTGTCACCGCCGTCAGCCTCGACCGCGGATTCGACGCCTATATCGGCAGCAAGGCACCGTGGCTGCTCATCGGCGCGAAGACTCTGTCCTATGCGGTCAATCAGGCCGCCGGCCGCTATGCCGCGGCCAATGACGCCGATGAGGCGCTTTTCGTCTCCCATGACGGAATCGTGCTCGAAGGACCGACCGCGAATCTCATCATCCGCCGAGGCGACCACCTGCTCACTCCGAATCCGGAGGCGGGCCTGCTGTCGGGAACGACGCAGCGCCTCATCTTCGATCATGCGGAGGAACTGGGCCTGAGCGCCGAATATGCCGACCTGAGCCTCGACGACGTCAAGGCGGCGGATGGGGCTTGGTACGTCTCGTCGATGCGCACGGCGGTCGCGCTGAGCGAACTCGACGGGAACGCGATCTCAGTTGATCAGACTCTGACTGACCGGTTCCAGGAGATCATCCGCGGACGGTGA
- a CDS encoding M28 family peptidase, translating into MKLRTKSWLAVTATAGLVLGGVSPALATGTAGPTEHTDMGVNGDAVMEHLQKISDISTSHADEGFRALGTPGYEEAVEYVESTLEATGAFDVKRHAFDVESQDFGTVDVKVDGETVKVATASYTEGTTAPLTDLPVVLPVDDDNSDLAGGQLGCQASDFDDSAEGALVLVSRGECAFGDKTKAATEAGAAAVIIYNNDKANPDEELNATLGERMEGSAPTVTVTYNVGTELLEKVEAAGAEAGTESGSQTDAEAGLGQGADEADEADEAEGGQAEAQEAAALTADFTLETEFVTETTWNVIAETKAGDHDNVQMFGAHLDGVEEGPGVNDNGSGSAALLASAEALAEQPTEVDNAIRFGWWGAEEVGLVGSTEYVASLGDAELGKIKSYMNFDMIGSDNYIVGTLDSDGSDVPIPDGVNVPEGSAELEKVFTDYFADIDQPNVGTDFSGRSDYQAFIDNGIPASGLFSGADGTKTAEEAEMFGGTVGAKHDTNYHQATDTIENVSKESIDIFAPAIGFAVHTLAYDLTDAPTDPPTDPTTPPTDPTDPPTETPTEAPEERALSIDPKTIEAPDFVSEKGVQVAATGCTADTTATMTVTPNNGKIEKFEQTAEVAPTVLPDSESADSMHRWSTATSEPTTSPSTAKAEIR; encoded by the coding sequence ATGAAGTTGCGCACGAAGAGCTGGCTGGCGGTCACCGCCACGGCCGGACTGGTCCTCGGCGGAGTGAGCCCGGCACTGGCGACGGGCACCGCGGGACCAACTGAACACACCGATATGGGCGTCAACGGCGACGCCGTGATGGAGCATCTGCAGAAGATCTCCGATATCTCCACCTCGCACGCGGATGAAGGGTTCCGTGCGCTGGGTACGCCCGGCTACGAAGAAGCCGTGGAATACGTCGAATCCACCCTCGAGGCGACCGGCGCATTCGATGTGAAGCGTCACGCATTCGACGTCGAGAGCCAGGATTTCGGCACCGTCGACGTCAAGGTCGACGGAGAGACAGTCAAGGTGGCGACCGCCTCATATACAGAGGGAACGACCGCGCCGCTGACCGATCTGCCGGTGGTGCTGCCGGTCGATGACGACAACAGCGATCTTGCCGGCGGACAGCTCGGCTGCCAGGCGAGCGACTTCGATGACAGCGCCGAGGGCGCCCTCGTGCTCGTGTCCCGCGGCGAATGCGCCTTCGGTGACAAGACCAAGGCCGCCACCGAGGCCGGTGCTGCGGCGGTCATCATCTACAACAACGACAAAGCCAATCCCGACGAGGAGCTCAACGCCACCCTCGGCGAACGTATGGAGGGCAGCGCCCCGACGGTGACGGTCACCTACAACGTCGGCACCGAGCTCCTTGAGAAGGTCGAAGCCGCAGGCGCCGAGGCCGGCACCGAATCCGGCAGCCAGACCGACGCCGAGGCAGGACTCGGGCAGGGTGCCGACGAAGCCGATGAGGCCGATGAGGCCGAAGGAGGTCAGGCAGAGGCACAGGAAGCCGCGGCCCTGACTGCCGACTTCACGCTCGAGACTGAGTTCGTCACCGAGACGACCTGGAATGTCATCGCCGAAACCAAGGCCGGCGACCACGACAACGTCCAGATGTTCGGTGCCCACCTCGACGGCGTCGAAGAAGGTCCCGGAGTCAACGACAACGGCTCGGGATCTGCCGCACTCCTCGCTTCGGCCGAAGCGCTCGCCGAGCAGCCGACCGAGGTCGACAACGCCATCCGCTTCGGCTGGTGGGGCGCAGAAGAGGTCGGACTCGTCGGTTCGACCGAGTATGTCGCGAGCCTCGGCGATGCCGAGTTGGGCAAGATCAAGTCGTACATGAACTTCGACATGATCGGCTCCGACAACTACATCGTCGGCACGCTCGACTCGGACGGCTCCGATGTGCCGATCCCCGACGGCGTCAACGTCCCCGAAGGCTCGGCCGAACTCGAGAAGGTCTTCACCGACTACTTCGCCGATATCGACCAGCCCAATGTCGGTACCGACTTCTCCGGACGCTCGGACTACCAGGCGTTCATCGACAACGGCATTCCGGCCAGCGGTCTGTTCTCCGGCGCCGACGGCACGAAGACCGCCGAGGAAGCCGAGATGTTCGGCGGCACCGTCGGTGCGAAGCACGACACGAACTATCACCAGGCCACGGACACGATCGAGAACGTGAGCAAGGAGTCCATCGACATCTTCGCTCCCGCCATCGGCTTCGCCGTCCACACGCTGGCCTATGACCTCACCGACGCGCCGACGGATCCTCCGACCGATCCGACGACTCCGCCCACCGATCCCACTGATCCGCCCACGGAGACGCCGACCGAGGCTCCTGAAGAGCGAGCTCTTAGCATCGATCCGAAGACGATCGAGGCACCGGACTTCGTCAGTGAGAAGGGAGTCCAGGTCGCGGCCACCGGCTGCACCGCCGACACCACGGCGACGATGACGGTGACCCCGAACAACGGGAAGATCGAGAAGTTCGAACAGACTGCCGAGGTCGCGCCGACGGTACTGCCCGATTCGGAGTCCGCGGACTCGATGCATCGATGGTCGACAGCTACATCGGAACCTACGACGTCGCCGTCGACTGCGAAGGCGGAGATCCGCTGA
- a CDS encoding methylated-DNA--[protein]-cysteine S-methyltransferase: MPARAVGGIMGLNPIPIIVPCHRVVAGSGLGGYSGGLPGHELETKRRLLEFEDALPQPLF, encoded by the coding sequence ATCCCGGCCCGTGCCGTCGGCGGGATCATGGGACTCAATCCGATCCCGATCATCGTCCCCTGCCATCGTGTTGTCGCAGGTAGCGGACTCGGCGGGTATTCGGGCGGGCTGCCCGGGCACGAGCTCGAGACCAAGCGGCGCCTCCTCGAGTTCGAAGACGCCCTGCCCCAGCCGCTGTTCTGA
- a CDS encoding quaternary amine ABC transporter ATP-binding protein, with protein sequence MSVVKASHVYKVFGKRENEVVKRLEEGADRDDLTKLGTAAVIDASFEVEAGEIFVVMGLSGSGKSTLIRTLNGLWAPTAGSVEVLGTDIAKIDSAALRKVRSEHISMVFQHFALLPHRTVRDNAAYALEIRGVAKAERDKAADRWLKAVGLEGWGDKFPEQLSGGMQQRVGLARALAAETDILLMDEAFSALDPLIRREMQEQLVELQRELKKTIIFITHDLNEAMFLGDRIAVMRNGRIVQVGTPEDILTDPANDYVAQFVHDVDRARVLTANNVMEKARQTVSNQNGPRVALRTMRENSVSGVYVTDRDRKFLGLVSDRDCIEHIRTGATTLDEIIKPVAHPASPDDLLIDLFLPTAEMPLPVPVTDADGELVGVVPRATLLAALGTQNGNDEASTEAAVEDWPEPVDTGIIDQVLAEGDDAVAPRATGERSER encoded by the coding sequence GTGAGCGTTGTCAAAGCGTCACACGTCTACAAAGTTTTCGGAAAGCGTGAAAACGAGGTCGTCAAACGACTCGAAGAGGGCGCCGACCGTGATGATCTGACGAAACTCGGAACGGCCGCCGTCATCGACGCGAGCTTCGAAGTCGAGGCCGGCGAGATCTTCGTCGTCATGGGCCTGTCAGGCTCGGGCAAGTCGACCCTGATCCGCACTCTCAACGGACTCTGGGCACCCACCGCCGGATCCGTCGAGGTGCTGGGCACCGACATCGCGAAGATCGACTCGGCCGCACTGCGCAAGGTCCGCAGCGAACACATCTCGATGGTGTTCCAGCACTTCGCGCTGCTCCCGCACCGCACCGTCCGCGACAACGCCGCCTATGCGCTCGAGATCCGCGGTGTCGCGAAGGCGGAGCGGGACAAGGCTGCCGACCGCTGGCTCAAGGCTGTCGGCCTCGAAGGCTGGGGCGACAAGTTCCCCGAGCAGCTCTCCGGCGGTATGCAGCAGCGCGTCGGCCTGGCCCGCGCGCTGGCGGCAGAGACCGACATCCTCCTCATGGACGAAGCCTTCTCCGCCCTCGACCCGCTGATCCGGCGCGAGATGCAGGAACAGCTCGTCGAACTGCAGCGGGAGCTGAAGAAGACCATCATCTTCATCACCCACGACCTCAACGAGGCGATGTTCCTCGGTGACCGGATCGCGGTGATGCGAAACGGTCGCATCGTCCAGGTCGGCACCCCGGAGGACATCCTCACCGACCCCGCCAACGACTACGTGGCACAGTTCGTCCACGACGTCGACCGGGCACGCGTGCTGACTGCCAACAACGTCATGGAGAAGGCGCGGCAGACCGTGAGCAATCAGAACGGCCCCCGAGTCGCACTGCGCACCATGCGCGAGAACAGCGTCTCGGGCGTGTACGTCACGGACAGGGACCGGAAGTTCCTCGGCCTCGTCAGCGACCGCGACTGCATCGAACACATCCGCACCGGTGCCACGACTCTCGACGAGATCATCAAGCCGGTCGCCCACCCCGCTTCACCGGACGACCTGCTCATCGATCTCTTCCTCCCGACCGCGGAGATGCCTCTGCCGGTGCCCGTCACCGACGCAGACGGCGAACTCGTCGGCGTCGTCCCCCGAGCCACCCTGCTCGCTGCGCTCGGCACGCAGAACGGCAACGACGAGGCCTCGACGGAAGCCGCTGTCGAAGACTGGCCCGAGCCGGTCGACACCGGAATCATCGACCAGGTACTCGCCGAAGGTGATGATGCCGTCGCACCGCGGGCCACCGGTGAAAGGAGTGAGCGCTGA
- a CDS encoding type I 3-dehydroquinate dehydratase, whose amino-acid sequence MKSLPFLNPAAGSPAVRNPGRPAVIVPTQAIDADELTAECAAAAATGIVDAVEWRIDPLLVVASGFAQGGVHRSVHSLAGAALRLLPRALTAGLPILLTVRTGFEGGQVEIIEDDYAEVVRELIAGVADVEADAGTAAGTGPTGTAASGVPVAIDVEIDRAESGSLIASAREAGVPVVASHHNFESTDSVERLLKTFAEMSEAGADVAKVAMMPQAPADVLRLLEATAAADASLPVPVLGISMGPLGRTSRIMGADFGSCATFAQIRLASAPGQIEAAVLAEILDRVTG is encoded by the coding sequence ATGAAATCATTGCCGTTCCTCAATCCTGCCGCAGGATCGCCCGCGGTGCGCAATCCTGGGCGACCTGCCGTCATCGTGCCGACACAGGCGATCGATGCAGATGAGCTCACTGCCGAATGCGCCGCAGCCGCTGCGACCGGAATCGTCGACGCCGTCGAATGGCGCATCGATCCTTTGCTCGTCGTCGCCTCCGGTTTCGCGCAGGGTGGGGTGCACAGGAGTGTGCACAGCCTCGCCGGGGCGGCCCTTCGTCTGCTTCCGCGTGCACTCACAGCGGGGCTGCCGATCCTCCTGACCGTCCGCACCGGTTTCGAGGGAGGGCAGGTGGAGATCATCGAGGATGACTACGCCGAGGTGGTGCGGGAACTCATCGCCGGGGTCGCCGACGTCGAGGCGGACGCCGGAACTGCTGCCGGCACCGGTCCCACCGGCACCGCCGCCTCGGGCGTTCCCGTGGCCATCGACGTTGAGATCGATCGGGCCGAGTCGGGCTCCCTCATCGCCTCGGCGCGGGAAGCGGGCGTGCCCGTCGTCGCCTCACACCACAATTTCGAGTCCACGGATTCTGTCGAACGCCTGCTGAAGACGTTCGCAGAGATGAGCGAGGCCGGTGCTGATGTGGCCAAGGTTGCGATGATGCCGCAGGCGCCGGCCGATGTTCTGCGTCTCCTGGAGGCGACGGCCGCGGCAGATGCCTCGCTGCCGGTTCCCGTGCTCGGAATCTCGATGGGTCCATTGGGCCGGACGAGCAGGATCATGGGCGCCGACTTCGGCAGCTGTGCCACTTTCGCGCAGATCCGTCTGGCTTCGGCGCCGGGGCAGATCGAGGCAGCAGTCCTCGCCGAGATCCTCGACCGCGTCACCGGCTGA
- a CDS encoding Dyp-type peroxidase, with protein MTTEPGRTGFSRRGLLTSAAAAGGAGVVGATAGFALGRGPGSPGGSGGDGGPPRRDLDGANGPQTEPFYGTHQSGVETPPQAYAHFIAFTLKPGIKAAEAVRWLRLLTADAAALTQGRAPLADSESELAVDPARLTVTFGFGAEMVALAGKKHVPDWLKPLESFSIDRLDQDRCKGDLLLQICGDDPLTLAHARRMLFKDSRSFAEMAWQRDGFRRAYGSSGEGKTQRNLFGQLDGTANPGPGSEDFARIIWGRGTETANPVFSARGEPPADLGAHLPVWMRGGTTLVLRDIAMNLDTWDQADRPAREFAVGRTMGSGAPLSGEGEFDVPDFTAVDQRGLTKISQVAHIARARDGLGPEVQIHRRTFNYETGAGGDSGLLFASFQADIERQFLPIQRRLAEVDLLNEWTTPIGSTVWAIPPGATEDGYVGQELFDG; from the coding sequence GTGACCACTGAGCCCGGTCGCACCGGCTTCAGCCGCCGAGGTCTCCTGACCTCGGCGGCTGCGGCCGGCGGTGCAGGTGTCGTCGGTGCCACGGCCGGATTTGCGCTCGGCCGCGGTCCCGGGTCTCCGGGTGGGAGCGGCGGCGACGGTGGGCCGCCTCGGCGAGATCTGGATGGCGCGAACGGGCCGCAGACCGAGCCGTTCTACGGCACTCATCAATCCGGGGTCGAAACCCCGCCGCAGGCCTATGCGCACTTCATCGCGTTCACGCTCAAGCCCGGGATCAAGGCCGCCGAGGCGGTGCGCTGGCTGCGGCTGCTCACCGCGGATGCGGCCGCACTGACTCAGGGGCGGGCGCCGTTGGCCGATTCCGAATCCGAGCTCGCCGTCGACCCTGCCAGGCTGACTGTGACCTTCGGATTCGGAGCCGAGATGGTTGCCCTTGCCGGAAAGAAGCACGTCCCGGATTGGCTGAAACCTCTGGAATCGTTCTCGATCGATCGCCTCGATCAGGACCGCTGCAAGGGCGACCTGCTCCTGCAGATCTGCGGCGACGATCCGCTGACCTTGGCGCATGCCAGGCGCATGCTGTTCAAGGACTCCCGATCGTTCGCTGAGATGGCCTGGCAGCGCGACGGTTTCCGACGTGCCTACGGCAGTTCGGGGGAGGGGAAGACCCAGAGGAATCTCTTCGGTCAGCTCGACGGCACGGCGAATCCGGGACCCGGATCCGAGGACTTCGCGCGGATCATCTGGGGGCGGGGCACCGAGACCGCGAACCCGGTGTTCTCCGCTCGCGGGGAGCCGCCGGCCGATCTCGGTGCGCATCTGCCGGTGTGGATGCGTGGGGGAACGACGTTGGTGCTGCGCGATATCGCGATGAACCTCGACACCTGGGATCAGGCCGATCGACCCGCACGGGAGTTCGCGGTCGGGCGGACCATGGGCTCCGGGGCACCGCTGTCGGGTGAGGGCGAGTTCGACGTTCCGGACTTCACCGCCGTCGATCAGCGCGGACTGACGAAGATCTCACAGGTCGCGCATATCGCCCGGGCCCGCGACGGACTGGGCCCGGAGGTGCAGATCCACCGGCGCACGTTCAACTACGAGACCGGCGCGGGCGGGGATTCGGGGCTCCTGTTCGCATCCTTCCAGGCCGATATCGAACGGCAGTTCCTGCCGATCCAGCGCCGCCTCGCCGAGGTGGACCTGCTCAACGAATGGACGACCCCGATCGGGTCGACCGTCTGGGCGATCCCGCCCGGAGCGACCGAGGACGGGTACGTCGGGCAGGAACTGTTCGACGGCTGA